The window CTCGTACTACTACCACTCCATCTAAAATCGGTTCAAAGGAAGAGGTTAATGGAAAATGAGTGAATACCTCAAGATCACATATATTAAAGGGATTATCAACCTGCTCCAAACAATATACTATTGGTCCTCTTTTAATTGCTACTTTTCCTATATTGTTAATGACCTTAGGATTAGAAACTACAAATTCAGATTCCATAACAAGATTTAACCTTAGAATATCTCCTTTTTTCCATATTCTCTCAATTCTTGCGTATCCATTAATTATATTGGCAGATATTTCCTCGTCATTTATAGATAAAGTATATCTTCTGCACCAACTAGGAATTCTTAAGAAGATAC of the Dictyoglomus sp. genome contains:
- a CDS encoding glycoside hydrolase family 127 protein, with translation FDGVWVHLYTSNIARIDWNGKEIQFEVKTQYPWDGLVEFHINTEGEYSIFLRIPSWCRRYTLSINDEEISANIINGYARIERIWKKGDILRLNLVMESEFVVSNPKVINNIGKVAIKRGPIVYCLEQVDNPFNICDLEVFTHFPLTSSFEPILDGVVVVRGKGGIVESNTWKKNLYYSLKDINSKRKEVEFIAIPYFAWANREPGPMQVWVRKI